The following are encoded in a window of Salinibacter grassmerensis genomic DNA:
- the argC gene encoding N-acetyl-gamma-glutamyl-phosphate reductase, whose protein sequence is MNDTAHIGLLHGAGYVGGELIRLLAGHPAAALHTVTSRTFAGQAVGAAHPSLREQVDQVFVAPEDLDPSPLDALLVAGEHGRSMEVIPPLLEHGFGGPIVDLSADFRFRNPAVYPEWFDATHPAPGLLADAVYGLPEWSDDITGASLVANPGCYATGITLALAPLSQKEIPFTAHVTALTGASGSGARPSSATHFPDRDGNVRPYKVMSHQHGPEIRQTLGDHVSLDFVPASGPWTRGIWGTAHIEWDAPVEPGAVAAEYDAAYDEASCVRHTPDGLPALQPTVGTPFCDLGWKTDGSTLIVGFALDNLLKGAASQALQNLNRTLDLPETAGLVPTPRSAPAL, encoded by the coding sequence ATGAACGACACTGCCCACATCGGCCTCCTCCACGGCGCCGGCTACGTGGGGGGGGAACTCATCCGCCTGCTGGCCGGCCACCCTGCCGCCGCACTCCACACGGTGACCAGCCGGACGTTTGCCGGCCAGGCCGTCGGCGCGGCGCATCCATCCCTGCGTGAACAGGTCGATCAGGTCTTCGTCGCACCGGAGGACCTGGACCCCTCGCCGCTCGACGCACTTCTCGTGGCCGGGGAGCACGGCCGGAGTATGGAGGTCATTCCCCCGCTGTTGGAGCACGGATTCGGCGGCCCCATCGTGGACCTGAGCGCCGACTTTCGCTTCCGCAACCCGGCGGTCTACCCCGAGTGGTTCGACGCGACGCATCCGGCCCCGGGCCTGCTGGCCGATGCCGTATACGGGCTGCCGGAGTGGAGCGACGACATCACGGGAGCGTCGCTCGTGGCCAATCCCGGCTGCTACGCCACCGGCATCACGCTGGCGCTTGCCCCCCTTTCTCAGAAAGAAATTCCGTTCACCGCCCACGTGACTGCCCTCACGGGCGCGTCCGGCTCGGGCGCCAGGCCCTCTTCGGCCACTCACTTTCCTGACCGCGACGGCAACGTGCGCCCCTACAAGGTGATGAGCCACCAGCACGGCCCCGAAATCCGGCAGACGCTCGGCGACCACGTGTCGCTCGACTTCGTGCCCGCTTCCGGCCCTTGGACACGGGGAATCTGGGGCACGGCCCATATCGAGTGGGACGCCCCCGTCGAGCCAGGGGCCGTAGCCGCGGAGTACGACGCCGCCTACGACGAGGCCTCCTGCGTCCGCCACACGCCGGACGGATTGCCCGCGCTTCAGCCCACGGTGGGCACCCCGTTCTGCGACCTCGGCTGGAAGACAGACGGCTCCACCCTCATCGTCGGCTTCGCCCTCGACAACCTCCTGAAGGGGGCTGCAAGTCAGGCGCTGCAGAACTTGAATCGTACGCTCGACCTCCCCGAAACCGCCGGCCTCGTGCCTACCCCGCGCTCCGCTCCCGCGCTTTGA
- a CDS encoding argininosuccinate synthase encodes MPIVLAFSGGLDTSFCVPYLQETHDAPVHTVTVDTGGLTDDDRSAIEARSQHLGADHHHLVDGRTPLYDDHLSYLIKGNVLKGGVYPLCVGPERIVQARAVAEVAQAVGASTVAHGSTGAGNDQVRFDVALQLVGDDPDVIAPIRSRGLTRDESTAYLEERGFSVPADTTDYSINRGLWGTTIGGKETLTATTPLPEDAYPDTTSPAQAPDTPHTLTVTFENGLPAAVDGTSRSGVEIVETLNEIGGAHGVGRDVHVGDTILGIKGRVGFEAPAAQILIAAHRELEKVVLSEQQQVQKHTLGDVYGRLLHEGQYFDPVMRDVEAFLDHSQDVVSGTVTVKLFKGRATVQGVDSPHSLFDAGTATYGEENALWDGRDAEGYTTLAAVPSLLAKKARAGTDSSHSEAPLAESTTG; translated from the coding sequence ATGCCCATCGTTCTCGCCTTCAGTGGAGGGCTCGATACCTCCTTCTGCGTTCCGTACCTGCAAGAAACCCATGACGCCCCGGTCCACACCGTGACGGTCGACACCGGCGGCCTCACCGACGACGACCGTTCGGCAATCGAGGCCCGATCCCAGCACCTCGGGGCGGACCATCATCACCTCGTCGACGGGCGGACTCCGCTCTACGACGACCACCTAAGCTACTTGATCAAGGGCAACGTCCTGAAGGGCGGCGTCTATCCGCTGTGCGTGGGGCCGGAGCGCATCGTGCAGGCACGGGCCGTGGCGGAGGTCGCGCAGGCGGTTGGCGCTTCGACTGTCGCCCACGGCTCCACCGGCGCCGGCAACGATCAGGTTCGGTTCGACGTGGCCCTGCAGCTGGTGGGCGACGACCCGGACGTGATCGCACCCATCCGCAGCCGTGGGCTTACCCGCGACGAGTCGACGGCCTATCTCGAGGAGCGCGGCTTTTCGGTTCCGGCCGACACGACCGACTACTCCATCAACCGGGGGCTCTGGGGGACCACGATCGGCGGAAAGGAGACCCTCACGGCGACGACCCCGCTGCCGGAGGACGCTTATCCGGACACGACGTCCCCTGCACAGGCACCGGACACGCCGCATACCCTCACGGTCACGTTCGAGAATGGGCTTCCCGCCGCCGTCGACGGGACGTCTCGCTCGGGGGTCGAGATCGTCGAGACGCTCAACGAGATCGGCGGGGCCCACGGGGTCGGGCGCGACGTCCACGTGGGGGATACCATCCTCGGCATCAAGGGACGGGTTGGATTCGAAGCGCCGGCGGCTCAGATCCTCATTGCGGCCCATCGTGAGCTCGAGAAGGTGGTGCTCTCGGAGCAGCAGCAGGTCCAGAAGCACACCCTCGGCGACGTGTACGGCCGCCTGCTCCACGAGGGACAGTATTTCGATCCGGTGATGCGGGACGTGGAGGCGTTTCTCGACCACAGTCAGGACGTCGTCTCCGGCACCGTGACGGTAAAGCTCTTCAAGGGCCGGGCCACGGTGCAGGGCGTCGACAGTCCACACTCGTTGTTCGACGCCGGCACGGCCACCTACGGCGAAGAAAATGCGCTGTGGGACGGACGGGACGCGGAGGGATACACCACGCTCGCCGCCGTTCCGTCCCTTCTCGCCAAAAAGGCCCGCGCCGGCACGGATTCTTCGCACTCCGAAGCACCGCTCGCCGAATCGACCACGGGATAG
- a CDS encoding NAD(P)/FAD-dependent oxidoreductase translates to MPFDTPSSTSERPHIVIVGAGFAGLEAAKTLRDAPVRVTLVDRNNYHKFQPLLYEVAMAGLEPDDIAHNVRNIFQGNETVNFRLGTVVDIDPSRQQVRLHGSESLSYDHLILAAGAVSTDFGIPGVEEHAYPLKNVPDAVNLRNRVLRQFERYDRQREATGEGALTFVVVGGGPTGVEMAGAFVELFDTLNDDFSQFDTREEARCLLLEMEEDLLPPYEAPQRAYTRQVLEARGVDVRTNTAVERVDPNRVHLADGQVIPTQTLVWAAGVKASPVANLLDAEQDRGDRVIVSPDLTVPEHPNVYVVGDMAAIEGEDGYEPQLAQVAIQSGRHAADQIQRRLRDGNSERFEYWDLGQMATIGRNAAVAEFAGGIAFRGFMAWFLWVVIHIAKLVGFRNRLSALVNWAYNYFTYNRSARLILDAVPISDDAPMDVDAADEQSKERLQTMETQPQ, encoded by the coding sequence ATGCCGTTTGATACACCATCATCCACGTCCGAACGTCCCCACATTGTTATTGTCGGGGCCGGATTTGCGGGCCTGGAGGCCGCCAAGACGCTGCGCGACGCTCCGGTCCGCGTCACGCTCGTCGACCGCAACAACTACCATAAGTTTCAGCCACTGCTCTACGAGGTGGCGATGGCGGGGCTGGAGCCGGACGACATCGCGCACAACGTGCGCAACATCTTCCAGGGCAACGAGACGGTGAACTTCCGCCTGGGTACTGTGGTGGATATCGATCCCTCTCGTCAGCAGGTGCGCCTGCACGGCAGCGAGTCGCTCTCGTACGACCACTTGATCCTGGCCGCGGGCGCCGTGTCGACCGACTTTGGGATCCCCGGTGTGGAGGAGCATGCCTACCCCCTCAAGAATGTGCCCGACGCCGTCAACCTGCGCAATCGCGTACTGCGGCAGTTCGAGCGGTACGACCGGCAGCGGGAAGCCACCGGAGAGGGCGCCCTCACCTTCGTCGTGGTGGGCGGGGGGCCGACGGGCGTCGAGATGGCGGGCGCGTTCGTGGAGCTCTTCGACACGCTCAACGACGACTTCTCCCAGTTTGACACACGCGAGGAGGCCCGCTGCCTCCTCCTGGAGATGGAGGAGGACCTACTCCCTCCCTACGAGGCCCCCCAGCGGGCCTACACCCGACAGGTCCTTGAGGCCCGCGGCGTGGATGTCCGAACCAACACGGCCGTCGAGCGCGTCGACCCCAACCGGGTTCACCTCGCCGACGGACAAGTGATTCCGACGCAGACGCTGGTCTGGGCGGCCGGTGTGAAGGCGAGCCCGGTGGCCAATTTGCTCGACGCTGAGCAGGATCGAGGCGATCGGGTCATTGTGAGCCCGGACCTGACTGTGCCCGAGCATCCGAACGTGTACGTCGTGGGCGACATGGCCGCCATCGAGGGCGAGGACGGGTACGAGCCCCAGCTCGCCCAGGTCGCCATACAGAGCGGACGGCACGCCGCGGACCAGATTCAGCGCCGCCTCCGTGACGGAAACTCAGAGCGGTTCGAATACTGGGACCTCGGCCAGATGGCCACAATCGGCCGGAACGCGGCGGTGGCCGAGTTTGCGGGCGGCATCGCGTTCCGGGGATTCATGGCCTGGTTCCTCTGGGTCGTCATCCACATTGCCAAGCTGGTGGGCTTCCGCAATCGCCTCAGCGCCCTCGTCAACTGGGCCTACAACTACTTCACGTACAACCGCAGCGCGCGCCTTATCCTCGACGCGGTCCCCATCTCCGACGACGCGCCCATGGACGTGGACGCGGCGGACGAGCAGTCCAAGGAACGCCTCCAGACGATGGAGACCCAACCGCAGTAG
- a CDS encoding Brp/Blh family beta-carotene 15,15'-dioxygenase, translating to MHNPVTLRSPRIYVSVLAFTLLAVAVGAWSGVSLGPWALGVLFVAVVLTGMPHGAIDHLVAARLWGLDQTWADQAKFYGGYLALMALYGVLWIVTPAWSLGLFLVMTMYHFGQADLAYWRLPPLSARLLYLSRGLFLLGLPIVAFPEIVAPIFEAMGDVRLLSWPLVTTAPGALFAGLVLQHAGALGMGRLWADPSVDWALGREAINVAVLATLFGLVHPLVAFAVFFGGWHALGHILELLRFFQRRGDVMSMAQFYREAFLFTVIPFVGLAGLYAATQSFGMEDQMIALLFILIAIVTLPHMVVVEKMYREREKGAPRAAS from the coding sequence ATGCACAACCCGGTTACCCTTCGCTCGCCGCGCATCTACGTGAGCGTGCTTGCTTTCACCCTGTTGGCCGTCGCGGTAGGGGCGTGGAGCGGCGTATCCCTGGGGCCCTGGGCGCTGGGGGTCCTGTTTGTCGCCGTCGTTCTGACGGGCATGCCGCACGGGGCCATCGACCACCTCGTGGCGGCCCGGCTGTGGGGGCTCGACCAGACGTGGGCTGACCAGGCAAAATTTTATGGTGGATACCTCGCCTTGATGGCGCTTTACGGAGTGCTCTGGATTGTGACCCCGGCCTGGAGCCTCGGCCTCTTTCTGGTCATGACCATGTATCACTTCGGGCAGGCCGACCTGGCCTACTGGCGGCTTCCGCCGCTGTCCGCACGTCTTCTGTACCTGTCGCGCGGCCTGTTTCTTCTCGGCCTGCCCATCGTGGCCTTTCCGGAAATTGTCGCGCCCATTTTCGAAGCGATGGGGGACGTGCGCCTACTCAGCTGGCCGTTGGTGACGACGGCCCCGGGCGCGCTCTTCGCGGGCCTCGTCCTGCAGCACGCGGGGGCACTCGGAATGGGCCGGCTGTGGGCGGATCCGAGTGTAGACTGGGCCCTCGGACGGGAGGCGATCAACGTCGCGGTGCTCGCGACCCTGTTCGGGCTCGTCCACCCGCTCGTGGCCTTTGCCGTCTTCTTCGGGGGGTGGCACGCGCTGGGGCACATCCTGGAGCTTCTTCGCTTCTTCCAGCGGCGTGGAGACGTCATGTCGATGGCCCAGTTCTACCGCGAGGCGTTCCTCTTCACGGTGATTCCCTTTGTGGGGCTGGCGGGCCTCTACGCTGCCACGCAGTCGTTTGGGATGGAGGATCAGATGATTGCGCTTCTCTTTATTCTCATCGCCATCGTGACCCTCCCCCACATGGTGGTCGTTGAGAAGATGTACCGGGAGCGGGAAAAAGGCGCACCCCGGGCCGCCTCCTGA
- a CDS encoding fasciclin domain-containing protein produces the protein MYTYASRFAFLLGLGLALLASPAVAQQDDMGADQPDVIDTAVQADDFNTLAQALEAADLVEDLKGEGPFTVFAPTDAAFDALPDGQLESLLQPENKEQLQAILRYHVVSGAVMASDVTGADAVPTFEGRSIQVQVDDGTVQLMGQNTATVVQTDLEASNGVIHVIDSVLLPPEANDGGM, from the coding sequence ATGTATACCTACGCATCTCGCTTCGCCTTTCTTCTCGGTCTCGGCCTCGCACTTCTTGCCAGCCCGGCCGTCGCCCAGCAGGACGACATGGGCGCCGACCAGCCGGACGTCATCGACACGGCCGTGCAGGCCGATGACTTCAACACCCTAGCTCAGGCCCTAGAGGCGGCCGATCTCGTGGAGGACCTAAAGGGCGAGGGGCCGTTCACCGTCTTCGCCCCCACCGACGCCGCGTTTGATGCGCTGCCCGACGGTCAGCTCGAATCCCTCCTGCAGCCCGAAAACAAGGAGCAGCTCCAGGCCATTCTGCGGTACCACGTCGTGAGTGGCGCGGTCATGGCATCGGACGTCACCGGCGCGGACGCCGTACCGACCTTTGAAGGGCGCTCTATTCAAGTTCAGGTCGACGACGGCACCGTTCAGCTGATGGGCCAGAACACCGCCACCGTTGTCCAGACCGACCTCGAAGCCTCAAACGGGGTCATCCACGTCATCGATAGCGTTCTGCTTCCCCCGGAGGCCAACGACGGAGGCATGTAA
- a CDS encoding FKBP-type peptidyl-prolyl cis-trans isomerase has protein sequence MAQVNEGDEVQVHYTGKLEDGTTFDESEEEPLSFTVGENRVIPGFEEAVTGMEPGDEKTVEVEPEQAYGEHREDMVMEMDHDQIPDEVEPEVGQQLQLRLENGQTVPVLITALGEDSVTIDANHPLAGRTLIFDIEVIDVAEGSGSPDGGGGDGGGNIVTP, from the coding sequence GTGGCACAAGTGAATGAAGGAGACGAGGTCCAGGTCCACTACACGGGCAAACTGGAAGACGGCACAACGTTCGACGAGTCAGAGGAAGAGCCCCTGAGCTTTACTGTGGGGGAGAATCGTGTCATTCCGGGTTTTGAGGAGGCCGTGACGGGCATGGAGCCGGGCGACGAGAAGACCGTGGAGGTGGAGCCGGAGCAGGCCTACGGGGAGCACCGTGAAGACATGGTCATGGAAATGGACCACGACCAGATTCCCGACGAGGTGGAGCCGGAGGTCGGGCAGCAGCTTCAGCTGCGACTCGAAAACGGCCAAACCGTCCCGGTGCTTATCACGGCCCTCGGGGAAGACTCGGTAACCATCGACGCGAACCATCCGCTGGCGGGGCGCACGCTCATCTTCGACATTGAGGTGATAGACGTCGCTGAAGGCAGTGGCTCGCCCGACGGTGGAGGAGGCGACGGCGGCGGCAACATTGTGACGCCGTAG
- the serC gene encoding 3-phosphoserine/phosphohydroxythreonine transaminase — translation MSAPDAAAPADRSQRQYNFSAGPATLPVEALREVEDELPVYNHVGASVMEISHRSPAYDEVEASAREHLRALLDLDDDWHILFLQGGARMQFYQVPLNFLPEDGVADYVVSGRWGVKAVAEAERVGGVNVAASSEDADFSYVPDVAEWDLTPDAAYVHTTTNETVNGNQMTDDPVLDVPVVTDASSEFLSRPMDLEGYGLIYAGAQKNVGPAGVTVVLVHDDFLQRRKQPLPTMLDYGTHAERRYNTPPVFAIYMVEKVCRWLRNQGGIDAIHAINRRKARMLYDAIDGTDFYQGTVEPEDRSTMNATFRLHDPDLEPVFLQKAEQQGLLSLSGHRSVGGVRASMYNAMPEEGVRRLVQFMDEFERTHG, via the coding sequence ATGTCTGCTCCCGATGCCGCGGCTCCCGCCGACCGCAGCCAGCGCCAGTACAACTTCTCGGCCGGGCCGGCCACACTTCCCGTAGAGGCGCTACGGGAGGTAGAAGACGAACTCCCCGTGTACAACCATGTGGGGGCTTCGGTGATGGAAATTAGCCACCGTTCGCCCGCGTACGACGAGGTTGAGGCGTCGGCCCGCGAGCACCTCCGCGCCCTGCTCGATCTGGATGACGACTGGCACATCCTCTTTCTGCAGGGCGGGGCCCGGATGCAATTCTACCAGGTGCCCCTCAACTTCCTACCCGAGGACGGCGTGGCCGACTACGTCGTGTCGGGGCGGTGGGGCGTGAAGGCAGTCGCGGAGGCCGAGCGGGTGGGCGGGGTGAACGTCGCGGCCTCCAGCGAGGACGCGGACTTTTCGTACGTGCCGGACGTAGCGGAATGGGATCTCACCCCGGACGCGGCGTACGTCCACACCACGACCAACGAAACGGTCAACGGCAACCAGATGACCGACGACCCGGTCCTCGACGTGCCCGTTGTCACTGACGCGTCGAGCGAGTTCCTGAGCCGCCCGATGGACCTGGAGGGCTATGGGCTCATCTATGCTGGGGCGCAGAAGAACGTTGGGCCGGCGGGCGTCACCGTTGTCCTGGTGCACGATGACTTCCTTCAGCGCCGCAAGCAGCCGTTGCCGACGATGCTCGACTATGGCACCCACGCGGAGCGCCGCTACAACACGCCGCCGGTCTTTGCCATCTACATGGTGGAGAAGGTGTGCCGCTGGCTTCGCAATCAGGGAGGCATCGACGCCATCCACGCCATCAACCGGCGGAAGGCGCGTATGCTCTACGACGCGATCGACGGGACCGATTTCTACCAGGGCACCGTCGAACCGGAGGACCGATCGACAATGAACGCCACGTTTCGGCTTCACGACCCGGACCTGGAGCCGGTCTTCCTGCAGAAGGCCGAGCAGCAGGGCCTACTCAGCCTGTCCGGGCACCGCTCCGTAGGTGGGGTTCGCGCCTCCATGTACAACGCCATGCCCGAGGAAGGCGTCCGGCGGCTCGTGCAGTTCATGGATGAGTTCGAGCGCACACACGGGTAG
- a CDS encoding Re/Si-specific NAD(P)(+) transhydrogenase subunit alpha, protein MALTIGVPRETEPGETRVALIPDVADRLLATVDGLEIHVEEGAGHGAHHTDADYDAAGCLVGGRDETFDADIIAKVAPPSDDEVERLGDEQVLVGFLSPLERPETARALADQGVTTLAMELVPRISRAQKLDALSAMSSIGGYRAAIGAAERLPKFFPLLTTAAGTVRPARVLVLGAGVAGLQAIATAKRLGAKVFGYDIREPTREEVESLGASFVELEVDIEADQDESGYAEQMEKEKQERQPELLQPHLADADVVISTALIPGKPAPLLINEEAVAAMDPGSVIVDLAAPNGGNCAFTEAGEEIVEHNVQILGPTNLPAEMPVHASELYAKTVAAMIEEGLEEDTFAPDFGDEIFAESCLTRDGTVQNDRVRGLLETADEAKA, encoded by the coding sequence ATGGCTCTCACGATTGGCGTCCCGCGCGAAACTGAACCGGGCGAAACCCGCGTCGCTCTGATCCCCGACGTGGCCGACCGCCTGTTGGCGACGGTGGACGGCCTGGAGATCCACGTAGAGGAGGGCGCTGGGCATGGGGCGCACCACACCGATGCCGACTACGACGCGGCGGGATGTTTGGTCGGGGGGCGGGACGAGACGTTCGACGCCGACATCATCGCGAAAGTGGCCCCCCCGTCCGACGACGAGGTGGAGCGGCTCGGCGACGAGCAGGTCCTCGTCGGGTTTCTTAGCCCGCTCGAACGCCCGGAGACCGCACGGGCGCTGGCGGACCAGGGCGTGACGACGCTGGCGATGGAGCTTGTGCCCCGCATCTCGCGGGCGCAGAAGCTCGACGCGCTCTCCGCCATGAGTTCGATTGGGGGGTACCGAGCGGCGATCGGGGCGGCCGAGCGACTGCCCAAGTTTTTCCCGCTTCTTACCACCGCCGCCGGCACGGTGCGCCCGGCCCGGGTGCTCGTGTTGGGGGCCGGCGTGGCGGGCCTACAGGCCATCGCCACCGCCAAGCGCCTGGGGGCGAAGGTCTTCGGGTACGACATCCGTGAGCCGACCCGGGAGGAGGTGGAAAGCCTCGGCGCGTCCTTCGTGGAGCTGGAGGTGGACATCGAGGCCGACCAGGACGAGAGCGGGTACGCGGAGCAGATGGAGAAGGAGAAGCAGGAGCGACAGCCCGAGCTCCTTCAGCCCCACCTCGCCGACGCCGACGTGGTGATTTCGACGGCCCTTATTCCCGGCAAGCCTGCCCCCTTGCTCATCAACGAGGAGGCCGTAGCGGCCATGGATCCGGGGTCGGTGATCGTCGACTTGGCCGCGCCCAACGGGGGCAACTGTGCCTTCACGGAGGCCGGGGAGGAAATCGTGGAGCACAACGTACAGATCCTGGGGCCCACCAACTTGCCCGCCGAAATGCCGGTCCACGCGAGCGAGCTCTACGCCAAGACCGTAGCGGCCATGATTGAGGAGGGACTGGAGGAGGACACGTTCGCGCCGGACTTCGGTGACGAGATCTTCGCAGAGTCATGCCTTACGCGTGACGGGACGGTACAGAATGATCGTGTCCGGGGGCTTCTGGAGACGGCGGACGAGGCGAAGGCGTGA
- a CDS encoding NAD(P) transhydrogenase subunit alpha, translated as MLNNLIIFVLAAFLGTEVLTKVPQTLHTPLMSGANAISGITVVGALVAAGMTTGPWSTWIGFGALVVATINVVGGFLVTDRMLKMFGKKEASPAQVDASGAAPRTDGAAG; from the coding sequence ATGCTCAACAACCTGATTATCTTTGTCCTCGCGGCGTTCCTGGGCACGGAAGTGCTGACCAAAGTGCCGCAGACCCTCCACACCCCACTCATGTCGGGTGCCAACGCGATCAGCGGCATTACGGTCGTGGGGGCGCTCGTGGCGGCGGGCATGACGACCGGGCCGTGGTCGACCTGGATCGGCTTCGGGGCGCTCGTGGTGGCTACCATCAATGTCGTCGGTGGCTTCCTAGTGACCGACCGCATGCTGAAGATGTTTGGCAAGAAGGAGGCGTCCCCTGCTCAGGTCGACGCCTCTGGGGCCGCCCCGCGGACCGACGGTGCGGCCGGATGA
- a CDS encoding NAD(P)(+) transhydrogenase (Re/Si-specific) subunit beta yields MKTAIIDLAYLLSAVLFVFGLKRMQSPVTARTGNALASLGMLVAVVATLFLQEILSWPMILGGLALGGMIGVALARTVEMTAMPELVAVFNGFGGLASALVSGAELSQYVSGDVYGFGAVTAVTIALSILIGTVTFSGSIIANGKLSGWITGSPISFPGLRVLTGLLLVGAGVAFGVMVAYAEAFPTLARPMILAALGLGAAALLLGVLLVIPIGGADMPVVVSLLNSYSGLAAAAAGFVLDNTALIVSGTLVGAAGMILTVLMCEAMNRSLANVMLGGFGGGDGPAAGLDVPEGKTVNETSPDDTAILARYADKVVIAPGYGLAVAQAQHEVRELADQLEAQGIEVSYAIHPVAGRMPGHMNVLLAEANVSYEKLFELEDINPEFSTTDLAIVVGANDVVNPAARDDEGSPIYGMPILNVDDADTVVMIKRSLSPGYSGVPNELFYADGTKMLFSDAKEAVAEITDAVKEMEEA; encoded by the coding sequence ATGAAGACCGCGATCATCGACCTCGCGTACCTGCTCTCGGCGGTGCTCTTTGTGTTCGGGCTCAAGCGCATGCAGTCTCCCGTCACCGCCCGTACGGGCAACGCGCTGGCCTCCCTCGGCATGCTCGTCGCCGTCGTCGCGACCCTCTTTCTGCAAGAGATTCTGTCGTGGCCCATGATTCTGGGCGGCCTTGCATTGGGGGGGATGATCGGCGTGGCGCTGGCGCGGACGGTCGAGATGACGGCCATGCCGGAGCTGGTGGCCGTGTTCAACGGGTTCGGGGGGCTCGCCTCCGCGCTCGTGTCGGGGGCGGAGCTGTCTCAGTACGTGAGTGGGGACGTGTACGGGTTCGGGGCCGTCACGGCGGTGACCATCGCGCTCTCGATCCTAATTGGGACCGTCACCTTCTCGGGGAGCATTATCGCCAACGGCAAGCTGAGCGGCTGGATCACAGGCAGTCCCATTTCCTTCCCCGGCCTGCGGGTGCTGACGGGCCTTCTGCTCGTGGGGGCGGGCGTGGCGTTCGGCGTGATGGTGGCGTACGCGGAGGCCTTTCCCACGCTCGCCCGTCCTATGATCCTCGCGGCCCTCGGCCTGGGGGCTGCGGCCCTCTTGCTCGGCGTCCTGCTGGTCATTCCCATCGGCGGGGCCGATATGCCGGTGGTCGTGTCGCTTCTGAACTCGTATTCCGGCCTCGCGGCCGCCGCGGCCGGGTTTGTGCTGGACAACACGGCCCTCATCGTGAGCGGGACGCTCGTCGGGGCGGCGGGCATGATTCTGACCGTCCTCATGTGCGAGGCGATGAACCGCTCCCTGGCGAACGTCATGCTCGGCGGCTTCGGCGGGGGCGACGGGCCCGCGGCGGGGCTCGACGTGCCGGAGGGCAAGACGGTCAACGAGACGTCGCCGGACGACACGGCCATCCTGGCCCGCTACGCCGACAAGGTGGTCATCGCACCGGGCTACGGGCTGGCCGTGGCACAGGCGCAGCACGAGGTGCGTGAGCTGGCCGACCAGCTTGAAGCACAGGGCATCGAGGTGAGCTACGCGATCCACCCGGTAGCGGGGCGCATGCCGGGGCACATGAACGTGCTTCTCGCGGAGGCCAATGTCTCCTACGAGAAGCTCTTCGAGCTGGAGGACATCAACCCCGAGTTCTCGACGACGGACCTCGCCATCGTTGTGGGGGCCAACGACGTCGTCAACCCTGCGGCCCGTGACGATGAGGGCAGCCCGATCTACGGCATGCCGATCCTGAACGTCGACGACGCGGACACGGTCGTCATGATCAAGCGCAGCCTCAGCCCTGGCTACTCCGGCGTGCCCAACGAGCTATTCTACGCGGACGGCACGAAGATGCTCTTCAGCGATGCGAAGGAGGCGGTCGCCGAGATCACCGACGCGGTGAAGGAGATGGAGGAGGCGTAA
- a CDS encoding arylesterase yields MSSVRIYLFLLVGVLGLVACGQDRSTSAPATSSADTTESTTASDAADTTDAEARVLVLGNSIAAGSGVSSQEAFPALLQREVDSLGWNVQVQNAGVSGETTAGGLQRIGWVLQRPVDVLVLELGGNDGLRGIDPGVTRENLRSIIDTTLSTYPEAHVLLTGMQVPPNLGQEYVRQFRQVYPTIAEAYDRVTLIPFILNDIAGSDSLMQDDGIHPTAAGHRIIADEVWGDLQPLLETRRSQDPV; encoded by the coding sequence ATGTCAAGCGTCCGCATATACCTGTTTCTGCTCGTAGGGGTTCTGGGCCTGGTGGCCTGCGGGCAAGATCGTTCCACTTCGGCGCCCGCCACCTCGTCGGCCGACACAACCGAGTCTACCACGGCATCGGACGCGGCGGACACGACCGACGCGGAAGCGCGTGTGCTCGTCCTCGGCAACAGCATTGCCGCCGGGTCCGGCGTGTCGTCCCAGGAGGCCTTCCCCGCCCTTCTCCAGCGGGAGGTCGACTCCCTCGGGTGGAACGTACAGGTTCAGAACGCGGGCGTGAGCGGAGAAACCACGGCGGGGGGCCTGCAACGCATCGGATGGGTGTTGCAGAGGCCCGTGGACGTGCTCGTGCTGGAGCTAGGCGGCAATGACGGCCTACGCGGCATCGATCCGGGCGTCACCCGCGAGAACCTACGAAGCATCATCGACACGACCCTAAGCACGTACCCGGAGGCACACGTCCTCCTGACGGGCATGCAGGTTCCTCCCAACCTCGGGCAGGAGTACGTGCGACAGTTCCGCCAGGTCTATCCGACGATCGCCGAGGCGTACGACCGCGTCACGCTGATTCCGTTCATCCTCAATGACATCGCGGGGTCCGACTCTCTGATGCAGGACGACGGCATCCATCCCACCGCGGCCGGCCACCGCATCATCGCGGACGAGGTCTGGGGGGATCTGCAGCCCCTATTGGAAACAAGGCGCTCTCAGGACCCGGTGTAG